CTGCTGATCCTGGACGAGGTCCAGACCGGCATCGGCCGTACCGGCAAGTGGCTCGCCAGCGAGGACGCCGGGATTATGCCCGACGCGGTCACGCTCGCCAAGGGCCTCGGTGGCGGCTTCCCGATTGGCGCCCTCGTGACCTTTGGCCCGGAAACTTCCGCGCTGCTCTCCGCCGGCCAGCACGGGACGACGTTCGGCGGCAACCCGGTGGCCACCGCTGCAGCACTGGCCACCCTGCACGTGCTGGCGGACCAGCATGTCCTGGACCACGTCCGGAACGTAGGGGAGCGGCTGCGTGCCGGCCTCGCGGGGATCGACGGCGTTGCCGCGGTCCGCGGCGAAGGGCTCCTGATCGGCTTTGATCTGGACGCCGACGTCGCCCCGACCGTCGTGGCCGCCGGGCTCGACGCAGGCTTTATCGTCAACAGCCCGGGCCCGCACACGATCCGGCTCGCCCCGCCGCTGATCCTCACGACCGAACAGGCCGACCGCTTCCTCGCGGCACTGCCTGCCCTTCTCCAGACAGCAAAGGACGCCCAGTGAACACGACTGAAATGTCGACAGTGACGTCGAACAGCCGGCCCCGGCACTTCCTCAAGGACACCGACCTCACCCCGGCCGAGCAGGCTGAGGTCCTGGACCTTGCCCTGCGGATGAAGGCCGCCCCCTACAGTGTGCAGCCGTTCGCGGCGGAGGCCAGCGGACGCAGGACCGTTGCCGTGATCTTCGATAAGACCTCCACCCGGACTCGGGTCTCGTTCGCCGCGGGCGTGGCCGACATGGGCGGCAATGCGTTGATCATCAACCCGGGCGAGGCGCAGATCGGCCACAAGGAGTCCATCGAGGACACCGCCAAGGTCCTGGAGCGGATGGTGTCCACCATTGTCTGGCGGACCGGTGCCCACGCCGGCCTGGTGGCCATGGCAGCAAACTCCCGGGTGCCGGTCATTAACGCCCTGTGCGATGACTACCACCCCTGCCAGCTCCTCGCCGACCTGCTTACGATCAAGGAACACAAGGGCGAGCTGGCGGGCCTCACCCTAAGCTACCTTGGCGACGCTGCCAACAACATGGCCAACTCCTACCTGCTGGCAGGCGTCACCGCCGGCATGCACGTCCGTGTGGCCGGCCCCGAAGGTTACCTGCCTTCCCCGGCGATCATCGCCGCGGCCGAAGACCGCGCGGCGGAGACCGGCGGGTCGGTTCTTGTCACCATTGACGCTGCCGAGGCGCTGCTGGGGGCCGACGTCGTCGCCACCGACACATGGGTCTCCATGGGCCAGGAGGAGGAGAAGGAGGCCCGGCTGCAGCTGTTCCGCAGCTACGCTGTCGACGAAGCGGCGATGCAGCTGGCGGCGCCGGATGCCGTGGTGCTCCACTGCCTGCCCGCCTACCGGGGCTACGAGATCGCCGCGGCCGTGATCGACGGCCCGCAGTCAATCGTCTGGGACGAGGCCGAGAACCGGCTGCACGCCCAGAAGGCGCTGATGGCTTGGCTGATGCACAACTCCGGCCTCGCCGTCGTTGACGGGCTGGCGCCGAACGGGGAGCCGGCACCGAAGGGGCGCCGATAGTGTCCGTCCAGCCCGCTTCCCCGGGGGCCAGCCCGGCCACCAAGACGGCCCGGCAGGCACGGATCACCGCGATCCTCACGGGTGAGTCGGTCCGTTCACAGGCGGAGCTGGCGGCACTGCTCGCCGACGACGGCGTCCAGGTCACCCAGGCCACCCTCTCCCGGGACCTCGTGGAGCTCGGCGCGGTCCGGGTCCGCGGGAAGGAAGGTGTGCTCGTCTACGCGGTGCCGGGGGAGGGCGGGGAACGCGCGGCCAAAAGCGGTGTCAGCCAGGAAATCCTCGACGCGCGGCTGGCCCGGCTCTGCGCGGAACTGCTGGTCACCGCCGAAGCGTCCGCGAACATTGTGGTGCTCCGAACGCCTCCCGGCGCGGCCAACTTCCTGGCGCTGGCGATCGACCACTCGGTGATGCCGTCCATCCTCGGCACCATCGCCGGGGACGACACCGTGCTGTTGGTCACCCGCGACCCGGTCGGCGGCGCAGCCGTCGCGGCCCGCTTCCTGCGGCTCGCTGATGAAGCCGGCCAATAAACTTCCACCAGAGAACTAAGAACCAAACAACTAAGAACCAAACAACTAAGGAGCAATTGAAGTGACTGAGCGTATTGTGCTGGCCTACTCCGGTGGCCTGGATACTTCCGTAGCTATCGGCTGGATCGGTGAAGCTACCGGTGCCGAGGTGATCGCCGTGGCGGTCGACGTCGGACAGGGCGGCGAGTCGCTGGAGACGATCCGCCAGCGCGCCCTGGGCTGCGGCGCCGTCGAAGCCTATGTGGCTGACGCCTCCGACGAGTTCGCCAACGAGTACTGCATGCCCGCGCTGAAGGCCAACGCCCTCTACCAAGGCCACTACCCGCTGGTTTCCGCGATCTCCCGCCCCGTGATCGTGAAGCACCTGGTCAAGGCTGCCCGCGAATTCGGCGCTACCACGGTGGCCCACGGCTGCACCGGCAAGGGCAACGACCAGGTCCGCTTCGAGGTCGGTATCCAGACCCTCGGCCCGGACCTGAAGTGCATTGCACCGGTCCGTGACCTTGCCCTGACCCGCGACAAGGCCATCGCCTTCGCCGAGGAAAAGGGACTCCCGATCGAGACCACCAAAAAGAACCCGTACTCCATCGACCAGAACGTCTGGGGCCGCGCCGTCGAAACCGGCTACCTCGAGGACATCTGGAACGGTCCCACCAAGGACATCTACGACTACACCGCGACCCCGGAGTTCCCGCCGGCTCCCGACGAGGTCACCATCTCCTTCCACGCCGGTGTCCCGGTCGCGATCGACGGTGTTAAGGTCACCCCGCTGCAGGCCATCAAGGAGCTCAACCGCCGTGCCGGCGCCCAGGGCGTGGGCCGGATCGACGTCGTCGAGGACCGCCTCGTTGGCATCAAGTCCCGCGAAATCTACGAGGCGCCTGGTGCCATGGCGCTGATCACCGCGCACAAGCACCTCGAAGACATCACCATCGAACGCGAGCAGGCCCGGTTCAAGGCCACTGTCGGCCAGCGCTGGTCCGAACTGGTGTACGACGGCCAGTGGTTCTCGCCGCTCAAGCGCTCCCTCGACGCCTTTATCGAAGACACCCAGCGCTACGTCACCGGCGACATCCGGATGGTGCTGCACGGCGGCCAGGCGATCGTCAACGGACGCCGGTCCGGGACCTCGCTCTACGACTTCGACCTCGCCACCTACGACACCGGCGATACCTTCGACCAGTCCATGGCCAAGGGTTTCATCGAGCTGTGGGGCATGTCCGCCAAGGTCGCCTCGGGCCGCGACATCCGCGTCGCAGGTCAGTAGTGGCTTCCGGCACAAATGAAGGCGCGCTGTGGGGCGGCCGGTTCGCCGGCGGACCCGCTGACGCCCTCGCGGCGCTGAGCAAGTCCACGCACTTCGACTGGCGGCTGGCGCGCTACGACATCGCCGGCTCCAAGGCCCATGCCCGCGTCCTGCACAAGGCCGGCCTGCTCGACGACACCGAGCTTGAGGGCATGCTGGACGCCCTGGAACGGCTGGATGCAGACGTGGCCTCCGGTGCCTACCTGCCCGCGGACTCCGATGAGGACGTGCACGGCTCGCTGGAACGGGGTCTGATTGAGCGCGCCGGCACCCAGCTTGGCGGCAAGCTCCGCGCCGGCCGGTCCCGTAACGACCAGGTGGCCACGCTGGGGCGGATGTTCCTGCGTGACCATGCCCGGATCATTGCCCGCGGTGTCCTCGCAACGATCGCTGCTTTGGTGGACCAGGCGAAGGCCCATCAGGGCGTCGCCATGCCCGGCCGCACCCATCTGCAGCACGCCCAGCCCGTGTTGCTGAGCCATCACCTGCTGGCCCACGCCTGGGCGCTGTTGCGCGATGTGCAGCGTTTGGCGGACTGGGACAAGCGGGCCGGGGTGTCACCCTATGGCTCGGGTGCCCTCGCCGGCTCGTCGCTGGGCCTGGACCCGGAGGCTGTGGCCGCGGAACTGGGCTTCTTCTCCGCGACGCACAACTCGATCGACGGCACCGCCTCCCGCGATGTCTTCGCCGAGTTTGCGTGGATCACGGCCATGATCGGAGTGGACCTTTCCCGTGTGTCGGAGGAAGTTATCCTGTGGGCCACGAAGGAGTTCTCCTTTGTTACCCTCCACGATTCCTACTCCACCGGCTCCTCGATCATGCCGCAGAAGAAGAACCCGGATGTGGCGGAACTTGCGCGTGGCAAAGCCGGCCGGCTGATCGGCAACCTGACCGGGCTGCTGGCCACCCTGAAGGG
This genomic window from Arthrobacter sp. EM1 contains:
- a CDS encoding arginine repressor; the protein is MSVQPASPGASPATKTARQARITAILTGESVRSQAELAALLADDGVQVTQATLSRDLVELGAVRVRGKEGVLVYAVPGEGGERAAKSGVSQEILDARLARLCAELLVTAEASANIVVLRTPPGAANFLALAIDHSVMPSILGTIAGDDTVLLVTRDPVGGAAVAARFLRLADEAGQ
- the argH gene encoding argininosuccinate lyase, with product MASGTNEGALWGGRFAGGPADALAALSKSTHFDWRLARYDIAGSKAHARVLHKAGLLDDTELEGMLDALERLDADVASGAYLPADSDEDVHGSLERGLIERAGTQLGGKLRAGRSRNDQVATLGRMFLRDHARIIARGVLATIAALVDQAKAHQGVAMPGRTHLQHAQPVLLSHHLLAHAWALLRDVQRLADWDKRAGVSPYGSGALAGSSLGLDPEAVAAELGFFSATHNSIDGTASRDVFAEFAWITAMIGVDLSRVSEEVILWATKEFSFVTLHDSYSTGSSIMPQKKNPDVAELARGKAGRLIGNLTGLLATLKGLPLAYNRDLQEDKEPVFDAADTLEVLLPAVSGMIATLTFNTERMESLAPQGFALATDIAEWLVRQGVPFREAHELSGAAVKQAESRGVELWDLTDEEYAAISEHLTPEVRTVLSTEGSLNSRNSQGGTAPAAVERQLVALESELAGVRGYAG
- the argF gene encoding ornithine carbamoyltransferase, which encodes MSTVTSNSRPRHFLKDTDLTPAEQAEVLDLALRMKAAPYSVQPFAAEASGRRTVAVIFDKTSTRTRVSFAAGVADMGGNALIINPGEAQIGHKESIEDTAKVLERMVSTIVWRTGAHAGLVAMAANSRVPVINALCDDYHPCQLLADLLTIKEHKGELAGLTLSYLGDAANNMANSYLLAGVTAGMHVRVAGPEGYLPSPAIIAAAEDRAAETGGSVLVTIDAAEALLGADVVATDTWVSMGQEEEKEARLQLFRSYAVDEAAMQLAAPDAVVLHCLPAYRGYEIAAAVIDGPQSIVWDEAENRLHAQKALMAWLMHNSGLAVVDGLAPNGEPAPKGRR
- a CDS encoding argininosuccinate synthase translates to MTERIVLAYSGGLDTSVAIGWIGEATGAEVIAVAVDVGQGGESLETIRQRALGCGAVEAYVADASDEFANEYCMPALKANALYQGHYPLVSAISRPVIVKHLVKAAREFGATTVAHGCTGKGNDQVRFEVGIQTLGPDLKCIAPVRDLALTRDKAIAFAEEKGLPIETTKKNPYSIDQNVWGRAVETGYLEDIWNGPTKDIYDYTATPEFPPAPDEVTISFHAGVPVAIDGVKVTPLQAIKELNRRAGAQGVGRIDVVEDRLVGIKSREIYEAPGAMALITAHKHLEDITIEREQARFKATVGQRWSELVYDGQWFSPLKRSLDAFIEDTQRYVTGDIRMVLHGGQAIVNGRRSGTSLYDFDLATYDTGDTFDQSMAKGFIELWGMSAKVASGRDIRVAGQ